One Marinifilum sp. JC120 DNA window includes the following coding sequences:
- a CDS encoding osmotically inducible protein OsmC, whose product MSKVEFERLDENRDSFKVGAKAVPEIIMDFSSITPEERNQESMGSRMLCVAALACFSNTFVNALERNGVVVKSMSGSAEATKDKDEVMRTRYTELEINFEVGLEEKDREIFETVKDNMLNGSLLTYSLEEGMEVDYNLSMKAV is encoded by the coding sequence ATGTCCAAAGTAGAATTTGAACGTCTCGATGAAAATCGTGATTCTTTTAAAGTCGGTGCCAAAGCTGTTCCTGAAATCATCATGGATTTCTCCAGCATCACCCCCGAAGAGCGCAATCAGGAAAGCATGGGCTCCCGCATGCTCTGTGTTGCAGCACTGGCCTGTTTTTCCAACACATTTGTTAACGCTCTTGAGCGTAACGGCGTAGTAGTCAAATCCATGTCCGGTTCCGCAGAAGCAACCAAGGACAAGGACGAAGTAATGCGTACCCGCTACACCGAACTTGAAATCAACTTCGAAGTAGGCCTTGAAGAAAAGGACCGTGAAATCTTCGAAACTGTAAAAGACAATATGCTTAACGGTTCCCTGCTTACCTACTCTCTCGAAGAGGGCATGGAAGTGGACTACAACCTATCCATGAAAGCTGTTTAG